The sequence CCTTCAGTGAGAGTCCCGGTTTTGTCGAAAACCACCGCGGCGCTGTAGCCGTACGCCGATGATATAGCTACGGCGATAAGGGTCATCATCCCAGGCCGGCGGGCAGCAGCTTCGGTGAACAGACCCTTCAGGAACGGCCACCCACCGAAAAAATAAACCACTGAGGCCAGCACAAACAGGAGCAGGGAGTCGCCGGGAAAAACGATCCGGCCCTCGATCCCGAGAAACGACTGGATCATGGGGGACAGGGCGAGGACGGGGATCGTCAGGGCAAGGCAGACCTTGAATCGTCTCTTGTAATCTGCCACCATGTGATCGTGGTGCGAAGCGTGCTCCTTGTGTTCCCCCTGCACTGGATGTGTCTGCATGTTATTTTTCTCCATGTCCCGAACCCTCCCTCAATGTCCTGTTTTCCTGAGGCTAAGAAGATGCTGCCTCGCAGCCATGGCCGCCTTCGCGCCCTCCCCGGAAGCAATGATTATCCTCTTTCCGAAAGCGTCGGTGACATCCCCGGCCGCAAAGAGCCCGGGACAGGACGTTGAGCAGTCGGGAGCAATGATGACCTCCCCGTTTTCATTGAGTTCGACAATATCCGAAACCAGCTGGGAGTTAGGCTGCAGGCCGATGGCAATGAATACGCCGCCGACCGGCAGGTTTAGCGTCTCCTTCCCGGCTATTTTTCTGATCGTCAAACCAGACAATGCATTCCCGCCTTTGAAATCAACCACCTTGTAGCCTTCGTAGAGGTTGAGGTTGTCGAACCTGCATATACGAGCGGCAAGCGACGGATCGGCGCTTAGTTTGCGGTCGGAGATAAGATGTATCTTTTTGACGATGGTCCGCACTTTCTCAACAATTTGCACGGCCGAATTCCCCCCTCCGATGATAGCGACATCCTCCCCGGTCACAAATGAAAAATCCTGGATGTTGCCGTAAAAGAGCCCTTTTCTCTGGAACTCTTCCTCGCCGGGTACATCCAGTTTCCTCCTCGTCATACCGGTTGAAATGATCAGGACTCTCGCAAAATAGACCTTGGACTCCGATGTAGTAACATTGAAACCACCCCGGACATTTTCGACCTTATCCGTTTCGCCGATCAGGTGATCTATGTAATGTGAATGGATCAACTGGCGTTGAAATTTTTCAATCAGTTCAGGTCCCGTAATGAAGTTGAAACCCATGTAGTTCTCTACTTTCGTGCTGTCTATTGCCTGACCGCCAAGGTCCTTGGCCAGCAGGAAGGCATCAATTTTCAGCATATCCGCGTAGACAGCCGACGTAAGCCCGGCTGGACCGCCTCCGATGATTATGAGGTCATACGAGGAACGTGGAAGATTACAGGTCGTTTCTTTGAGAAACTTATCCCTGCAGCCTTCAGAGCAGAAATAAAAAATGTTTTTGTCACATTCCGTTGCAAGGGCGGTTCTTTCGTCGACATCCATATTGCATATGGGATCCTTTTTCACTTCCTCCCCCTTTTATCCCGTCCGGTTTTCAACTGCCTCAATCTGCAGACAAACGCTGTCATGCTGTTCTGGTGGGATGTTCGCATCTGCACCAGACACACGTGCAGTTCGTATGGTTGCAGCTCTCGTCCTTGACCCTGTTGACGTAATTTCTCCTGGCCAACGGATAAAGCAGATGTTTGACCGGGAGATGGTTGTAATGGCGCTTCAGTATCCTGTTGGGATCGTTATTTGCGAGCCTTCTCGCCATGAACCTGTACCCGGCATGGCCGAACCTTTCATACAGAAACCTGTTTATGAGAGAGGCTTCCAGCATGGGCCCAAGCTCATTTTTCCACAGAACATCGTAGCTGGATTTTTCCATGATGCTCCTGGCGGCGAGGTAGCCTGACATGACCGAATACCTCATCCCGAAACCCCACAGGCAATCCTGAAACCCACCCGATTCCCCGACGTAGAGCTTGTCGTTTCGGACCTGTGTATCCCGCAGGAAGAAATTGCCGAAGCCACCGAATTTCCTCTCGTTTCCGATATCCATTTCCATCGTTGTATTGAAAAAGCTGATCATATTCTCGAAGAACTCTTCGCCCCTGCGATAATTGCGGTAAAGGACTGTGGCCATGGTCCCATAGCCATCATTCACAAGAAGGTAAGCATAACCTTTGGAAGCAATATCATCATCAAGAACCACGATCGCCGTGTCTTCCATGGATGTGTCAAAGGTGATGCCCACGGCGATCACATCGGCCCCCTTCGGGCCGGTTCCCACTATGGCCGGCCCCGCAAGGTGATCCGTATTGTGTTCGAACAGTATCTCCGTGCCCAGCGCCTGGGCCTGTTCCTTCAGACCTGTGTCGAGAGTACCGGACATGGACCCCCTCTTAACGAGGTAAAAAATGGGCTTTTCAGACTTTATGGAAACAGGCTCCATCCCGCGGGAATGGATGACTCCTCCAAAATAGGGCTCGCAGAGGAAGTTTATCTCGATACCCATATCCTTCAGCGTTTCGGTGATATCGACATCCGCACTCCAGTTTTCGAGCCCCTGAAAATCACCGTTCAGCCGGTGGCCGACATCAGGGGACTTCTCAAAAATCGTCACCGGAATGCCGTAACGACGAAGAACGATGGCGGCAACGAGCCCCGCCGGACCGGCGCCGATTATTTTCACCGTGTTCATGATCACTCCCCTCCTCGCGGTCCACAGTTTTTTGCTTCCCTCACAGGATCTTGTTGTAAACAGCCCCGAGTGCGTAGAGCAGAACGAAGCTTATGACAGCCGCCTCCACCATACCCCCGATGATCCCGAGAGGGCTGAGGGAAAATACCATGTGCCACTTCATCATCATTTCCACGGCTCCTTCGTATATCCCCATGTTGCCCAGAATTCCGAGGAGCAGCATTACCGCCGCGGAAACGACAGCGCCCGACACACCAAGCGCCCGGGGATTCAGCTTTGCCTTCATGTTTTTTTCCTCCTCACTTTTTCCTCACCTGATTATATGGCGGATTTATTAATGTTTCCCTGTAAAACCAACCCTGATCAGGTAGATGCGAACATAGCGCGGGTTGTTTCATTTCATATTTTGCGCTTGTATCTGCGCATCAGCAATGAGTTCGAAACAACGGACACGGAGCTGAACGCCATGGCCGCCCCGGCGATGATGGGGCTGAGGAGGAATCCAGTGAACGGATAGAGCACACCTGCCGCTATCGGGAGACCCAGGGCGTTGTAACCGAAGGCCCAGAATAGATTCTGTTTTATCTTGCGCATGGCGAAACTGGACAGGTCTATAGCCATTACCACATCACGGATGTCGTCTTTAATGAGGACGATGTCTCCGGACTCTATTGCCACATCCGTTCCACTGCCGATGGCGATCCCGATGTCGGCCTGGATCAAGGCGGGAGCGTCGTTGACGCCGTCCCCGACCATGGCGACCTTGCGGCCATCGTCCTGAAGTTTTTTCACCTCCGCGGCCTTATCCTGGGGAAGCACCTCGCTGAGCACCCTTTTTATACCTACCTGAGCGGCGATGGCATCCCCTGTCCGCCTGTTGTCGCCTGTGATCATGATCACTTCCTTGCCCATCTTTTGAAGCGCCTTTACGGCAGCCAAAGAGTGTTCTTTCAACGTGTCGGCCACGGCCAGAATCCCGGCAATCTTACCGTCCACTCCGACGATCATCGCCGTTTTGCCCTGGTTCTCAAGCTCGACCATCGCCTCGTCAGGGCCTTTCAGGTCCAGACCCATTTCAGTAAAGTAAGTACGGTTCCCGATGGCCACTTTCCGGTCGCTTACAGTGCCCTCCACGCCCTTCCCGGTGATGGAATGAAAGTCTTCGGGCGGCGTCAACTCCAGGTCCCTTGCCAGGGCGCCATCCACGATGGCCTCGCCCAGGGGGTGTTCGGAATTTTTCTCCACGGAAGCGGCCAGTTCCAGCACCTGGTCGGATCCCCACTCCCCGAAGATTACAACGTCTGTCAACTCGGGTTCGCCTTTTGTGAGGGTTCCGGTCTTGTCGAACACGACCGTATTTATCTTATGCGCCATCTGAAGCGCCTCGGCGCTCTTGATCAGAACCCCGTTCTTCGCTCCCAACCCGGTGCCCACCATGACGGCGGTGGGCGTTGCCAACCCCAGGGCACACGGGCAGGCGATGATGAGGACCGCAATGAATACGGTCAGGGCGAAAATAAAGCTTTGGCCGGCCAGCATCCAGACAGCGAAGGCCAGCAGGGCAAGCCCGACCACCACCGGCACGAACCAGGCCGAGATCAGATCGGCCAGGGCCTGGATAGGGGCCTTGGAACCCTGGGCTTTCTCTACAAGCTTGACGATCTGCGCCAGGGCCGTATCCTTGCCAACCTTGGTGGCCCTGAACCTGAATGATCCGGTCCTGTTGATGGTGGCCCCGATAACCTCGTCGCCAGTGGATTTTTCCACCGGCATGCTCTCACCGGTGAGCATTGACTCATCCACCGCCGAATACCCTTCTACAATGACTCCGTCCACAGGAATCTTCTGACCCGGCTTCACCAGAACCTCGTCTCCCGTCCGCACCTCCTCAACAGGTATCTCCATCTCCCGGCCGTCTCTCACAACCAGGGCCGTTTTGGCCTGTAGCCCCATCAGTGATTTTATAGCCTCGGAGGTCTTCCCCTTGGCGATGGCCTCAAGCCATTTTCCTAATAGTATAAAAACGATGAGGAGTCCGGCAACCTCAAAATAAAAGTTTTCCGTGCTGTAGCCGCTTTTCCCTGACCAGATGGCTATCATAACCGTTGTGCTGTAGAGCCACGCGGCGCCTGTGCCAAGAGCTACCAGGGTGTCCATGGTGGCCATTTTCGTCTTTATGACCGCGAGGATTCCACGAGTGTAGAACTGGTAGTTGACCAGAAGGATGGGGGTCGCCAGGAGGAACTGCAGGATGGCTTCCCATCTGTCGGGAATGTGGGGCACCGGGATGCCCACCAGGGGTCCCATGGTGAGAATAAGTAGTGGTATGCCCAGAATAGCAGAGAAGATGAACTTGAACTTGATGGTCTTTATCTCCCTTTCCCTCGCCTCCTTTTCCCTGTCCAGGGTCCCTTCTGTCTCCTCCAGAGGTGTGTATCCCGCGTCCCGTATCGTCTGGAGGATCTCTTCCCTGCTGACGACGGAAGGATCAAAGTCTATCCTGGCTCGCTCGTTGATGAACAGCTCCTTGGAATTGATCCCTTTCAGACTGTTCAGGGCGCCCTGGACCGTGCCCAGGCAGTGGGGATTGTCCATCCCCACAACCTTCAGGTTAAGGTGTCCGCCGGTGCGCTCCTCCCTGATGTGGGGTGTATACCCCGCGTCCACGATGGCCTTTCCAAGATCCTGGTGAGAGACGGTGTCGGGGTTGAATTGGACCATCACAGATTCGGCCGCAAAGTTAACGCTTGCTTCCGACACGCCATCCAGCTTCGACAGCGCTTTTTCTATGGTCGCCGCGCAAGACGCGCAGTGCATCCCCGTGATGCCGATGGTGACGCTCAGACCGGGCGCCTCCCTCAGGTGAGGGGTGTAACCGGCATCGGTAACCGCCTTCTCGATATCTGCTACGGAAATTTTCGCAGGATCATACTGAACCGAGGCGGATTCCGACGCGATGTTCACACCGGCGCTATGGACTCCGTCCAGTTTTTTAATCGCTTTCTCCGTATTGATAGCGCAGGAAGCGCAGTGCATCCCGATTATGCCCATTGAGACAGACTTGGTCATCGGCTCGGCCTGATCTCCTGGCATGGGAATTTCACAGGCCGCGGCTGACTTGTCTGTCTCGAGTTCCATGTCCCGGGTTCCATGTTCCAGGTCACCGTTCTCTTCCTCCGGACTCACATGCCCTGAGCTTGTCGAAGGGTGGACTCCTGACTCTGGACTTCCGGCTCCGGAATCTTGAGTCAGGAATTTATCCCTGCATCCAGGGCTGCAAAAGTACCAGGTTTTCTTGTCCTTTTCCCCCGAAAGCGCTGTACTCACATCCACTTCCATGCCACATACGGGATCGACAACCTTTTTAACATCCGCATTTTCCGACTTCATAAGCTTATCTCCATTTCAGGTGCAGATTCATTGATTTGCCGAATCGCGGTCCTCCGGTCCGGCACCTGTCTTATCGTCTGTCTTATCGTCTGTCTTCTCACCGCCGCCATCATGCTTGCCGTGGCCGCCGTGGCCGCCGCAGCACCCGCCGCCTTTAAACATCATGTATCCCATTCCGCCAACGATAAGCAGTAAAAATAATGTGTTGAATGACATTACGCTACCTCCTTATTCATAAGGGGATGAATTCGCAAGAAGTCATCAATGGACTTTTTACGACCTGAAATAAAGTGGTCACCGGAACTTTGAAAGGAGTTCAAGCACTTCATCGACCTTGGCCCCCCTGTCCAGGGGATCGTCTCCGGTGAGAGAATCCCTCACGCAACTTTCAAGATGCCCTTTGAAGATGTTCTCCTGGACCCTTGCCAGGGCGTTTGACGCTGATCTGATCTGGGTCAGGATATCGACACAATAGCGACCCTCCCGGATCATCTTGCTAATACCCCTGATCTGGCCCTCTATCCTGTTGAGTCGAACGAGCTGTGCTTCATGCATATCAAATCCCCTCCATTGAATTACAATCAATCCTGTCCTTGCGCCCTACCTATACCATACCCCCCTATGGTATGTCAAGGGGTTTTTTACTCTCTGTTTTTAAAGCACTGCCCAGCCGGAACCCCGTGAGATGCGTGGTATTGTTAAAGGGAAAACGGGAAAACTATTGTTTACAAACATGATGTACATATGCTAACAGGAACTCCGCTCTCAGGTTCCCCGACCACATCGAAGGCGTATCGACATCCAGCAGGGCTAATTTCTCGATGCAATGTAAACGAGGCCGACGCCAACATTCTGCGGCCGGCCCCCAGACGGGAAGGCTGCCGAAAAACCATGAAAACAGCAACAGTGCCCAATGCCAAACTGGCCCACCTGCGGGAGATCCTCAGGAAACTGGATTCAGTCGTCGTCGCCTATTCCGGAGGGGTCGACAGCACCTTCCTCATGTGGGTCGCCGCTGATGAGCTGGGGAACGGGGCCTTGGCGGTCACAGCCCGGTCGGAAACCTATCCGAAACACGAAGCTGAAGAAGCGTTATCCATGGCCAGGGGGTTCGGCTTTCGCCACCGGGTCGTTCAGACCTCCGAACTGGCTATCCCTGGCTTTCGCTACAATCCGCCGGAACGATGCTATTATTGCAAATCTGAGCTGTTTGCCACCCTGCGCATGATCGCCGACGAGGAAGGCATCAGATACGTTGCGGACGGGTCTACAGTTAGCGATATTACTGACTACCGTCCCGGCCGAAAGGCCGCGGAGGAGAAGGACGTGCTTTCACCTCTCATCCAGGCCGACCTGAATAAAGAAGAGGTTCGAACCCTGTCGAAGGAACTCGGAGTTCCCACCTGGAACAAACCAGCCTTCGCCTGTCTCGCCAGCCGATTCCCCTACCATGAGGAGATAACCGAGGAGAAGCTGTCCCGTGTGGCCCTGGCAGAGGAGTACCTTCGATCTCTCGGTATCCGCCAATACCGTGTCCGTCACCACGGCCCCCTTGCCCGCATCGAAGTGGAACATAAGGACATCGAGATCCTTCTGAAACGGGAGGACCTCATTGGGCGTTTTCGCAAGCTCGGGTTTACTTACGTCACGGTAGATCTTGAGGGCTATCGACCGGGAAGCATGAACGACACGTTGACTGTTCAATCAACGAACGGGCGTCATCATCCCTCTGTTCCTGTCAATGATGAACCTGTTAATGAAAGATAAGAGTGCATTACTTTGAACGAACGTTTTACGCCATGTGTGCAAAAAAGAAACATATCCCTGATGGATGACTGTGTAAAAACGGAACACTCCAACCATTCCCGTAAAAATTGATAAACTCATATTATTTGCAAGATCAAGGAGTTGCTGTTCTATACCATTTTTGTAAAGTTATGGCACGATCTATGCTTACCTCAGGGAGAAGCCAAATGTCTGGAAAGCATAAGTGTCGACTGAGGAGGAAAAAATGAGGGCAAGATCTGTAGAGATCAAGGACAATGGATGGAAATGGCTCCTGGCCGGGATTTTGGGGCTGGCATTAATTTTCGGAGGGTACGGCCTTTCCCTGGCCATGGGCATGGGCGGCGGAATGGGTATAGGTATGGTATGGTAGTATATGACAACCTGCACCTGAAAGCCGGAAAGATCACCAATACGGCGGACAGCTTCAAGGTACGGGTCATGATCCGGAGCGGCAAGGCTCCTGTTGAATCGGGTTATCTTTAACAATGAGAAGCAACGGTGGAGGTGCAAAATGATTGAGGAGAAATACTTCTTTAAAACGGTCCTGGATCTTCCCTATGAAGAGGCCAAAAGGAAAGTCACAGAAGCGCTGTCCGGGGAGGGTTTCGGAATTCTAACCGAGATCGATGTCAAGGCGACGCTTAATAAAAAGCTCGATGTCGACTTCAGGAAATACGTCATCCTTGGTGCGTGCAACCCCTCTCTGGCTTTCCAGACTCTCAAGAATGAAGAGCAGATTGGCTTGATGCTGCCCTGCAACGTGGTTGTCCAGGAGGGTAAAGACGGGACGACCATAGTATCCGCAATCAATCCTGAGGTAGCCATGAAGTCGGTCCAGAACCCGGATATTGCGCCTGTCGCAGGAGAGGTATCCCAAAAATTGAAAAATGTTATAGGTGGGCTTTAATTCACCATTTTCAAAAAGGAACTGAGCCATGCTGGAAGAAACGGGGATAGTGGTGTCGGTTTCCCCGGGCCGTGCGAAGGTAGCCCTGGTCCGGTCGGAGGCATGCGGGAACTGCGCAGCCAAAAGCATGTGCCATTCCACCTCGGAGCACCTCAGGGAGATCGAGGTTGCAAACCCGATGGGAGCCAAGCGAGGAGAAAAAGTGGTCATCACGCTCTCGCCTGAGGCTCTGCTCAAAGCAACCCTCCTGGCATACCTGTTCCCGTCGACACTTATGGTCGCCGGAGCGGCAGTGGGGTGGTTTCTCAAAGGTACTGACCTTTGGTCGCTTTTTGGAGCTCTGGCAGGCTTGACAGTTTCGTCCATGTACATTTACATGCGCGGTCGAAGAAAAAAAACTACGCAGGGGCCGGCAATTTCTAAAATCCTCCATCGAGGAGTTATTACGCAAGATCAATATGGACAAGGAACGTTGGGAATCTGATCGGCAGGTTCATTTAAGCTGAAAGGGTCGCACCGGAGCCGGATCCGCGATAGACTGATTGACGTTTAGGAGAATAACCTGGATGAGAGGCCGGACGGCGAAATTGCAGCAGCGACCCCTTTTATCTATCCTGCTGGCAGGGGTAATTATCGCTGTTTTTTTACTTGCCGGATTTCACGGAATAATACCGGTCGATTCGGAAATGACCTGCCATGCGGCCGGTGTTACTCTATGCGCAACCACCATATGCGCCGTTATTCTCATTATTCCTTTTCTCCTGACGGTTTTACTGCTCGCCTCTTCCATTTTGTATTTTACCCCTACCTTAAAGTCTGAACTCCTTTTCGTATTCGAAAGACCTCCCGAGTATTAGCCCTGCAGAAGATTTAGTCTCACAATCGGGGAGCTTCATGACATGAACACGTGCCTTCCCCGCCCACTGGTGAACGGCCAATCTGTCGGTTGCCGATCATCTGTCCTCTGTGAATTATAAAAAGGTGATTAAAATGAGATATTACAGTTCCGATACTATTGTTCTCTTGGGCTTTTGCTCCTTTTGCAGAGAGGATTTTCGTGATGGAGTGCCCAGGTTTATCGACGGTGATTTTCCCCGGGAACAGTTCTGCTCCTCCAGGTGCGCCGGCAACTTCCTGAAATATGACCTCGGGGCCGAGCGAGTCATGCCCACCGGATCGGCGATTTACGGACCTGACCCTCTTTTACGTCAAGAGCAGGGAGAATAGACTTAACATCAACCTATGACCAGTCAATGGATCAGGTCCTTCGGGCTGCCGGCTGGAACAACCTGTTCACTCTCTCCAAATTGTGAGGGAGTGAACAGGACCTGGTTCATGAGAGAAACCAGTGGAGGATTACCATGCATGAATCTCCGACAGCTCAACTTAACCGGGTCGAAAACCAGTTATCGGAATCCCGGGAGAGAACTTGATCAGACGATCAGCCGGTCCCACGTCCCATATTGTTCCTTGATAGTACCGCGAGGAATGCACAGCAAGATCAGCAGAACGCCAACGATTGCATTGTTCACTCTTGTGCCGGCGCCGGCCCCTGCAAGCAGCCAGGGCGAAGCGATTATCCACGCGCTGAATAAAACGTTGAGAAAACGGCCGGCCCTGAAAACTTCGGCCATGGCAATCACGGCGACGGTTACAATGAGCGCGCCAAAGATATTGTTGTCGGCCGCCGCCCTGCCCATCGTGCCAAGTATCACGGGCGAAAGCATGAGCCACAGGCCGAAGGCAACGCTGAGCAGCAGTGTCCATGGCAGCGTGACCCCCCAGGACATGGAGGGAAAGTACTCTTTAACGGGGGCTCCGTACAATGGCGTTCTTTCGTCCACATTCTCCACGTTCAGCGTTCCCCCGATCCAGAATGCCCGCCACATAGAATTTCCGTCACGCACGCTCTGCTTAAGGAACTGTCCCATCGCGACCAGCTCATCCACGGTGAACGGTATCATCAGGAGCATGAGCAAAGCGGTCATCAGACATAATGTACACCAGGAGCCCACAACAACCGGCTGCAGGATCACCAGCACGATGCTCGTGACGCCGAGCGGCACGACGAGGATGAAAAAACCGGTCACCATCCACGGCATGGAGCGCCAGCGTGTCTTGCCGCCCATCCAGGCCATGAGCATCTCCAGGGTATAGGCCGCCGCGCCAAGTCCGGCATCGGAGACAGGAAACTTCCGCGACACGTTTGAAGTCAACACGTTCACAGTGCCATGTCCAAAAAACGGTTCCCAGATCGTGGGGATAAAACCAAGCTGGAATGCCGCGAGATAACGGGAGATCAACCAGCCGGCAAACGCGATGATGATCATCGGCGCACGCTGATGCCAGGTTGATGGATTGTAGCTCCAGCCCGGCGGAATTTCCGGGCCTGATTTGGCCATCTCCATATGATGCGCCATACCGGGCATTGAGGGCACGAGAATTGACAACCCAATGACAAGCGTGCCGATCAAGGTGTCATTCACAAACGCGGCCGGGCTTGTGGTCCAGAACACGAGGGGTGCGAACTGAAGCCATATCCCCACCAGGGCGATGCTCCAGCGCCCCCAGAAATCAAACCGGGGCGATACTGCCGCAAGCGCAAACAACACGAGCAACGCGCCACTGGCTACATCACCCCAGATCATCGCAGGCTTCGCATAGCCGAAGGTAAACGGGCTGGTAATAAGCCAGAATCCGAAACCCACGATGGTGAAGTTGGTCCACAACCACTGGCGACGCATGTCCAGCGTCATTTTTATCATGCTCTCGTGGTCGTCCCCATGATTCATATCATGGCTGCCGTGTCCTTTAGCATGTTCGTGTTCAGCGATCATGATCAACGCTCCCTTTACTGAAGGCCCGACGGGGGGTCGAGTTTGTTCTGTCGATACCAGCCCAACGGATCTTTCTTCAGGGCGGCAATGATCTTCGGCAACGTTTCGCGCAATGATCGCTTCGGTTCCCAATCGAGCAGGGTCCGCGCACGAGTGATGTCGAGGGCATAATGGTCATTGGCCCGATCGATCATCCATGGCTTGATGAAAGGCTTCTGACCGGGAATCTGGTTCTCCAACCAGGCCCCGGCTTTCGCCAGCGGTGCGGGAACCTCCTGCGTTTCCCACGAATGTCCATGGAGAAGCCGGGCGATGGTGTGCTGCAGTTCGTCATAGCTCAGGGTCTCGGGTTCGCCTAGCAGAAGCGGCAACTCCGGCGGCAACTGGGACCGTCTTTCAACAATACTCTCAATGGCATCCACCAGATCATCCTTGTGCATGAAAGCCTGACCGTGCGCGACCTCCCCGGAGTACAGATGGCCGGCGATCTGCTGTTCATAGATGCGCTGGATCTGATGCGCCAGCGGTATTGAATTACAGAGATCATCATAAACACCGGAGATACGGAGTAATACAACGGGAATGTCGCCATGTTCCGCCAGGAGGAGATGCTCGGTCTGCACTTTGGACTCCGGGTAGGCCCAGGTCGGCCCAAAGGGCCAGTCTTCTGTTATGAACAAACCCGGTTCCGAGGGTTTGTGAACCAGCATGGTGCTGGAAAACACGAATTGCTCAACCTTGAGCCCCACCTCTTTGAGTCCGCGCAGAAGGCGTTCGGTGCCCCTCACCGTGATATCTTCATACTTTGGGCTTGGCTTACCCAGAAAATCATAGTATGCCGCAAGATGGATCACCGATACAATATGCTCCCCGTGGTGTTCACGGACGATGCGGAGGCCATCCAGCACGCTTTTATCTGACGTCATCTCGACTGGAATGTACACGCAATCCGGAGGAGGAGGATCGAGAGCCTGGCGGTCGAAACCGATGACATGTTCGAATTTACCGGTAAACCGACGCATAACGGCATCGCCGATTGAACCGTTGGAACCTGTAACAAGGACAATGCCCCTGGATGGTTTCATCAGACTCCCTCCAAATCAGCTCAAACGTTTTATCGGACCAACATATTCCACGGACCCCCATGGGTGGTTGATACTTTATCATGGTTTACATGGATTGTAGAATATACAGGCGAATCAGTGTATTTTAAAGACTCTTACCATAATATCATGATACATTTTTTCGCTTTGATGGGGTCCTGATAATGGAGAAATACGCGTGGCTTATCTGGTCGCTGGGTTTCCTTTCCTTCTGGGGCGTCGTATATTTTACGAGGCCTTCAACGAGAAAACAGATGCTGCGGATGAGTCTGTTCACAGCCCCGCTGGGGCTCACCGAGCCGCTGTTCGTACCGGCATACTGGAACCCCCCTACACTGTTCGGCCTGGCCCAGAGAACCGGGTTCGATATCGAGAGCCTTATTTTCTGCTTTTCGATAGGCGGTATTGCAACGGTTCTCTATGAGATGGTCGTGCCCGCGCAGCACGTCCCGATGCACGAGGACGAAAAGCACGATTCTCGCCACCGGTTTCACCTGCTCGCATTGGCAAGCCCGATCATCGTCTTCGTTCCGCTGATGCTGACCACCTCCTGGAACGCTATCTACCCCGGCATTCTGGCCATGATAATAGGAACGATGGCGTCTCTGTGGTGCCGACCGGACCTCAAGGGCAAGATATGGGTGGGCGGGGGGGTCTTCCTGGTTCTCTATTTCCTGTTTTTCCAGCTTCTGGACCTGGCCTTTCCGGGTTATGTCGAAAAATACTGGACACTTGATGCCCTTTCGGGGATCATAACCTTGGGAATCCCGATAGAAGAATACCTTTTTGCTTTCACCTTCGGTCTGATGTGGTCCAGCCTGTATGAACACATCTCGTGGCAGAAAATAACACCCTCTCCCCCGAAGGCGCATTCACCGGACAGAAAGACCCATGATTCACAGGGCGGAACATATGTCGAATAGCAGGGGGCACAGGATATGAGCCAGAGCTACGCATATGGAAACTGGCACCTGGTTGTGGGGATGATTATTGTAGCCCTTTTCTTTATAACCAGGTACATCCCTTTAAAAACCAGATTCGAAAAACGCAGCGGCGGCATGTTGTACGCCTTCATCATCGCTCTTTTCGCCGAAATGTACGGTTTTCCGC is a genomic window of bacterium BMS3Abin14 containing:
- the nadE_1 gene encoding NH(3)-dependent NAD(+) synthetase, which produces MKTATVPNAKLAHLREILRKLDSVVVAYSGGVDSTFLMWVAADELGNGALAVTARSETYPKHEAEEALSMARGFGFRHRVVQTSELAIPGFRYNPPERCYYCKSELFATLRMIADEEGIRYVADGSTVSDITDYRPGRKAAEEKDVLSPLIQADLNKEEVRTLSKELGVPTWNKPAFACLASRFPYHEEITEEKLSRVALAEEYLRSLGIRQYRVRHHGPLARIEVEHKDIEILLKREDLIGRFRKLGFTYVTVDLEGYRPGSMNDTLTVQSTNGRHHPSVPVNDEPVNER
- a CDS encoding vitamin K epoxide reductase family protein, with the protein product MIAEHEHAKGHGSHDMNHGDDHESMIKMTLDMRRQWLWTNFTIVGFGFWLITSPFTFGYAKPAMIWGDVASGALLVLFALAAVSPRFDFWGRWSIALVGIWLQFAPLVFWTTSPAAFVNDTLIGTLVIGLSILVPSMPGMAHHMEMAKSGPEIPPGWSYNPSTWHQRAPMIIIAFAGWLISRYLAAFQLGFIPTIWEPFFGHGTVNVLTSNVSRKFPVSDAGLGAAAYTLEMLMAWMGGKTRWRSMPWMVTGFFILVVPLGVTSIVLVILQPVVVGSWCTLCLMTALLMLLMIPFTVDELVAMGQFLKQSVRDGNSMWRAFWIGGTLNVENVDERTPLYGAPVKEYFPSMSWGVTLPWTLLLSVAFGLWLMLSPVILGTMGRAAADNNIFGALIVTVAVIAMAEVFRAGRFLNVLFSAWIIASPWLLAGAGAGTRVNNAIVGVLLILLCIPRGTIKEQYGTWDRLIV
- a CDS encoding soxR reducing system protein RseC, which gives rise to MLEETGIVVSVSPGRAKVALVRSEACGNCAAKSMCHSTSEHLREIEVANPMGAKRGEKVVITLSPEALLKATLLAYLFPSTLMVAGAAVGWFLKGTDLWSLFGALAGLTVSSMYIYMRGRRKKTTQGPAISKILHRGVITQDQYGQGTLGI
- a CDS encoding NAD dependent epimerase/dehydratase family protein; this translates as MKPSRGIVLVTGSNGSIGDAVMRRFTGKFEHVIGFDRQALDPPPPDCVYIPVEMTSDKSVLDGLRIVREHHGEHIVSVIHLAAYYDFLGKPSPKYEDITVRGTERLLRGLKEVGLKVEQFVFSSTMLVHKPSEPGLFITEDWPFGPTWAYPESKVQTEHLLLAEHGDIPVVLLRISGVYDDLCNSIPLAHQIQRIYEQQIAGHLYSGEVAHGQAFMHKDDLVDAIESIVERRSQLPPELPLLLGEPETLSYDELQHTIARLLHGHSWETQEVPAPLAKAGAWLENQIPGQKPFIKPWMIDRANDHYALDITRARTLLDWEPKRSLRETLPKIIAALKKDPLGWYRQNKLDPPSGLQ